A window of the Thermoflexus sp. genome harbors these coding sequences:
- a CDS encoding site-2 protease family protein — METAWYETGWTPSTLDRLAAALRGLFVITEARVLHPPDQVIAFEGYLQTDPESAFEILRTRFEALGYTPILRRHGQTDQIIAQAGVARPARTRPWVNLLLFVATVVTTVWAGALYGSEGSLDLRQGITFAAALLLILGVHEMGHYIAARLHRSEVTLPYFIPVPPLIGMLGTFGAFIQIRSPIRNRKALFDIGVAGPLAGLAVALPILIYGLMTSPVVPLRGAVALEGNSLLYWSLKVLIFGRPLPGGGYDVQLNVLAWAGWIGLLVTAFNLLPLGQLDGGHIMYAMLGRTAWRISEIGVFALLLLGLRWPGWFLWAFMPMLTGLRHPPPLNDITPLDPIRQAIGWLTWALFLLIFVPVPFSLVEFP; from the coding sequence ATGGAAACCGCCTGGTATGAGACGGGATGGACACCCTCCACGCTGGACCGACTGGCGGCGGCGCTGCGAGGGCTCTTCGTGATCACCGAGGCCCGCGTCCTGCATCCGCCGGATCAGGTGATCGCGTTCGAGGGCTATCTGCAAACCGATCCGGAATCGGCCTTTGAGATCCTGCGAACGCGCTTCGAGGCGCTGGGGTACACCCCTATCCTGCGGCGTCACGGTCAGACCGACCAGATCATCGCCCAGGCCGGGGTCGCCCGGCCGGCTCGCACCCGGCCATGGGTGAATCTCCTCCTGTTCGTGGCCACAGTGGTCACCACGGTATGGGCCGGGGCGCTCTATGGCAGCGAGGGTTCCCTCGATCTGAGGCAGGGCATCACCTTTGCGGCTGCGCTGCTGCTCATCCTGGGGGTTCACGAAATGGGGCATTACATCGCCGCTCGCCTGCATCGCAGCGAGGTCACGCTGCCCTACTTCATCCCGGTGCCCCCTCTGATCGGGATGCTCGGCACCTTCGGGGCTTTCATCCAGATCCGATCCCCCATCCGCAACCGGAAGGCGCTGTTCGATATCGGTGTGGCAGGCCCCCTCGCCGGGCTGGCTGTCGCCCTCCCGATCCTCATCTATGGGCTCATGACCTCCCCGGTTGTCCCCCTTCGGGGTGCCGTCGCGCTCGAGGGGAATTCCCTTCTATACTGGAGCCTGAAGGTCCTGATCTTCGGCCGCCCCCTGCCCGGGGGTGGTTACGACGTGCAACTGAATGTCCTGGCATGGGCGGGGTGGATTGGGTTGCTGGTGACAGCCTTCAACCTGCTGCCCCTGGGTCAGCTGGACGGCGGGCACATCATGTATGCCATGCTCGGCCGCACCGCCTGGCGGATCTCGGAGATCGGCGTGTTCGCGCTGCTGCTGCTGGGCTTGCGCTGGCCGGGGTGGTTCCTCTGGGCCTTCATGCCGATGCTCACCGGCCTGCGCCACCCGCCGCCCCTGAACGACATCACCCCCCTGGATCCGATCCGTCAGGCGATCGGATGGTTGACCTGGGCTCTATTTTTGCTCATCTTCGTCCCCGTTCCCTTCTCGCTGGTGGAATTCCCGTAA